From Candidatus Cloacimonadota bacterium, a single genomic window includes:
- a CDS encoding phosphoenolpyruvate carboxykinase (ATP) — protein sequence MEFFAKLNRLLENHPHILEDIPRAEMIQRSIDDGEAVISANGSCTTWTPIESTGRSPKDTLIVQRPESEGDIDWHSPNNIPLDPETFDMILEDTLKTFSNKEKIYMTNRVLSAETSYALPVRTICDKALTALFTDNMFRPVPDDLSDSVFAERGFTILVLPYDKLDRERYNDRLRTLPDGKTSNMAIVMDFDNRIGVVYGSAYGGSVKKLMFTVMNYYLPGEGILPLHCSANEGENGDSALLLGLSGTGKTTLSADPKRALLGDDEHGWSEKGIANFENGCYAKLINLRADKEPEIFHAVFHNADYLEHGAIIENCMMYPNGHFDVDDERLTPNSRGSYTLTFLSNIKHSSKSGHPTTILFLTADANAVIPPIAKLNPEQAMLWFLMGYTSKLAGTETGIVEPVSTFSRFFGAPFMPRNPDVYASMLGEKMMEHNTHVYLVNTGWSGGPYGVGSRMDINLTRKLVDAALSGVLEKVVYRENTLLHLYVPLECPGIQEEILNPRNTWADKDAYDVRARRLAQEFSAHYDKAYGDKNIDPKVRAECPGK from the coding sequence ATGGAATTTTTTGCAAAACTCAACAGGTTGCTTGAAAATCATCCTCATATTCTGGAAGATATTCCACGTGCTGAAATGATCCAGCGATCCATCGATGACGGTGAAGCGGTCATATCTGCTAACGGTTCATGCACAACCTGGACACCCATCGAATCAACAGGAAGAAGCCCGAAGGATACGCTTATTGTACAAAGACCTGAAAGTGAAGGAGATATTGATTGGCATTCACCGAACAACATCCCGCTAGATCCGGAAACCTTTGATATGATCCTCGAAGACACATTGAAGACTTTTTCCAACAAGGAAAAGATCTACATGACAAACAGGGTGCTCAGCGCTGAAACATCCTATGCGTTACCCGTTAGAACAATCTGTGATAAGGCATTGACAGCACTCTTTACAGACAATATGTTCCGCCCAGTTCCTGATGACCTTTCAGATAGTGTTTTTGCCGAGAGAGGATTCACTATTCTCGTCCTTCCATATGATAAACTTGATAGAGAACGATATAATGATCGACTCCGCACTTTGCCGGATGGAAAAACATCAAACATGGCAATAGTTATGGATTTTGATAATCGAATCGGTGTTGTGTATGGTTCTGCATATGGCGGCAGCGTAAAGAAGCTTATGTTCACAGTGATGAACTATTATCTTCCCGGAGAAGGTATTTTACCTTTGCATTGCTCTGCAAATGAAGGAGAGAATGGAGATTCCGCTCTACTTCTCGGTCTATCAGGCACAGGCAAAACCACCCTTTCTGCCGATCCAAAGCGCGCTCTTCTTGGTGACGATGAACACGGTTGGAGTGAAAAGGGCATTGCTAATTTTGAGAATGGCTGTTATGCAAAGTTAATTAATCTCAGGGCTGATAAGGAGCCGGAAATATTCCACGCAGTGTTTCATAATGCTGATTATCTTGAGCACGGTGCGATCATCGAGAATTGCATGATGTATCCAAACGGACATTTTGACGTCGATGATGAGCGGTTGACACCAAACTCGCGCGGCTCATATACTTTAACATTTCTCTCGAATATAAAACATTCATCCAAATCAGGACATCCGACAACCATCCTCTTCCTCACTGCCGATGCCAATGCTGTGATACCGCCAATTGCAAAGCTCAATCCTGAACAAGCGATGCTTTGGTTTTTGATGGGTTACACGAGCAAACTTGCTGGTACAGAGACTGGAATTGTAGAACCGGTATCGACCTTCTCACGATTTTTCGGTGCACCTTTCATGCCCAGAAATCCGGATGTCTATGCATCGATGCTGGGAGAAAAAATGATGGAACATAACACACATGTGTATCTTGTTAATACAGGATGGAGCGGTGGACCCTATGGTGTTGGCTCTCGCATGGATATCAATTTAACGAGAAAATTGGTCGATGCAGCACTCAGCGGAGTTCTTGAGAAGGTTGTGTATCGAGAGAATACACTTCTTCATTTATATGTTCCATTGGAATGCCCCGGAATACAAGAAGAGATACTTAATCCGCGAAATACATGGGCAGATAAGGATGCGTATGATGTTCGTGCCCGAAGATTAGCCCAGGAATTCAGCGCTCATTATGATAAAGCTTATGGTGACAAGAATATCGATCCCAAGGTCAGAGCTGAATGCCCGGGAAAATAG
- a CDS encoding MlaE family lipid ABC transporter permease subunit: MSSFEYKDNTIVLQNELTIENAEAFLKFVSTNLSSIRQNASLTIDAHNLESIDSAGVAAIDQVIDNLKKLSIKTDIVNTSDKVQKSLTAFSSLDLTQKDFNKPKKLGYLENLGDKGYTLFDNIKYFIYLAADMFYWGLAGIFSKKGQRKGEFVVQGNLIGVNALPIVGLISFLVGFILSLQSAQQLRSFGANIFIVDLIAISMTREMGPLMTAIILAGRSGSAIASEIATMKISEELDALKTMALNPIKYVVLPKLYAMTISTPLLTIFADIIGIAGGFLIGITYLKLSPTAFVDRMANVMVLKDIITSVVKSFVFAWLITIVGVFFGLRAKGGAGGVGRSTTASVVTAIFMVIVADSVLGLLFY, from the coding sequence ATGAGTTCCTTTGAATATAAGGATAATACGATTGTCCTCCAAAACGAGTTGACGATCGAAAATGCAGAAGCATTCCTTAAATTTGTTTCTACAAATCTTTCTTCTATTAGACAAAATGCATCTCTCACTATCGATGCTCATAATCTTGAGTCAATTGATAGTGCTGGTGTTGCAGCAATAGACCAAGTTATCGATAACCTTAAGAAATTATCGATTAAAACCGATATCGTCAACACTTCTGACAAAGTACAGAAATCGCTCACAGCTTTTTCATCGCTGGATTTAACGCAAAAGGATTTCAACAAACCCAAAAAGTTAGGATATCTTGAAAACCTTGGAGATAAGGGTTATACCCTCTTTGACAACATTAAATATTTCATATATCTGGCAGCAGATATGTTTTATTGGGGATTAGCCGGCATTTTTTCAAAAAAAGGACAGCGTAAAGGAGAGTTCGTTGTACAGGGCAACCTGATAGGAGTAAATGCACTACCTATTGTCGGATTGATCTCTTTTCTTGTCGGCTTTATTCTTTCTCTCCAGTCTGCACAGCAATTAAGAAGTTTTGGGGCAAATATATTTATCGTCGATCTTATTGCTATTTCAATGACTCGTGAAATGGGTCCCCTCATGACTGCCATCATTCTTGCAGGCAGAAGCGGTTCAGCAATTGCATCAGAAATTGCCACAATGAAAATTTCAGAAGAACTCGATGCTCTCAAAACTATGGCTTTAAATCCCATCAAATATGTTGTTCTGCCAAAATTATATGCAATGACAATCTCAACTCCGCTCCTTACGATCTTTGCTGACATCATCGGTATAGCCGGCGGTTTCCTGATCGGTATCACATATCTGAAACTCAGTCCAACCGCGTTTGTGGACAGAATGGCAAATGTCATGGTTCTCAAAGACATCATCACCAGTGTGGTAAAAAGCTTTGTGTTCGCATGGCTGATCACAATCGTTGGTGTCTTCTTTGGACTGCGTGCCAAAGGTGGTGCCGGTGGTGTGGGTCGCTCGACAACTGCATCGGTTGTTACTGCAATATTTATGGTAATTGTTGCTGATTCCGTGCTTGGATTACTTTTCTACTAA
- a CDS encoding SPOR domain-containing protein encodes MKRKVLAIIILVVVLIVSLAIMQGCGKKKTDQAKPPVEKQETTQPEEQTQQTTQQTQQTVPKKVPPEKAKAYELQVAASPSYANIITEKNKLAQYGYETKITTTKKNGKLYYRLRLKGLYTATEANELGKELAAKFPSINEYWLAKVN; translated from the coding sequence ATGAAAAGAAAAGTTCTTGCGATTATCATTTTGGTAGTAGTTCTTATTGTGTCACTTGCAATTATGCAGGGATGCGGCAAGAAGAAAACTGACCAAGCAAAACCACCTGTAGAAAAGCAGGAAACCACGCAGCCCGAAGAACAGACACAGCAGACCACCCAGCAAACTCAGCAGACAGTTCCAAAGAAGGTGCCTCCTGAAAAAGCAAAAGCCTATGAACTTCAGGTTGCAGCCAGTCCGAGCTATGCAAACATCATTACTGAGAAGAACAAACTTGCCCAATACGGATATGAGACTAAGATAACAACTACCAAGAAAAACGGAAAGCTCTATTATCGTCTGCGTCTTAAGGGACTCTATACTGCAACAGAAGCAAATGAGCTTGGTAAGGAGCTTGCAGCTAAGTTTCCTTCTATCAACGAATACTGGTTGGCAAAAGTTAACTAA
- the alr gene encoding alanine racemase has protein sequence MKKDKELFRSWTIIDLDNFRYNVEKLKNILPEETEYMQIVKADAYGHGSVEIARETAKLGINWLGVANSDEGVLLRLEGIKQRILVLSPSFESEIDTLVSYDLTPSISDMPFAKALNAYAKKHNKHIPIHVLFDTGMGRAGFMWTDVQDIAEQIKSFRNLQIEGISSHFSMSESSEISFAEKQNERFQEIIKVFKEIGIDPPLKHISNSAAIVNFPQSHLTMIRAGLLSYGIYTAENLHDKIDLKPVMTFKSKIGLIKEFPEDMGISYNQTYRTKYPIRAAILPIGYGDGYNYLLSNCGKVIVHDTMCTILGRVTMDMIVVDISNVKNAKIGDEVTLIGHEKTSAITIEELSSFYDGLSYEMACNLGRRAQRIYIRENKDATIEPISRRTFIAKDFTDTTLEKVIETSLNQRLNSSEIGSIVYSEVLKNLFYRADREMSWKRDFIHEVQLSETELDPIVSQFFYQTKTKLHYKKRLTHDSFKIVCATSPKALEQFILAPDVEYRWLLDSKIDLVNSFTIDKIMIDDLILHHTIIQNGTSQSESSNLEIECSHPRLRELLGKEVQFTIDTSTYYPKDKHQLTIYIAELTKGITMTFDYSRTNIKKVEIVPIFSGKEKYPQERIKGKKIIMKSSSEEWFFPNSGVVFVW, from the coding sequence ATGAAAAAAGATAAAGAACTCTTTCGAAGCTGGACCATTATCGATCTCGATAACTTCAGGTATAATGTTGAAAAACTGAAGAATATTTTACCTGAAGAAACTGAATACATGCAAATCGTCAAGGCAGATGCTTATGGCCATGGGTCTGTTGAAATAGCTCGAGAAACAGCAAAACTCGGTATCAATTGGCTGGGAGTGGCAAACAGTGACGAAGGAGTTTTACTCAGATTGGAGGGCATCAAACAACGCATTCTTGTTCTAAGTCCTTCTTTTGAGAGCGAAATCGATACACTCGTCTCATATGATCTGACGCCATCCATCTCTGATATGCCATTTGCCAAAGCTTTGAATGCTTATGCAAAAAAGCATAACAAACATATACCAATACATGTCCTTTTTGATACGGGAATGGGACGCGCAGGATTCATGTGGACTGATGTACAAGACATCGCTGAGCAAATTAAGTCATTCAGAAATCTGCAGATCGAAGGAATCTCTTCGCATTTTTCCATGAGCGAATCATCAGAGATATCCTTTGCAGAAAAGCAAAATGAACGGTTCCAAGAAATCATTAAAGTATTTAAAGAAATCGGGATTGATCCGCCGTTAAAACACATCTCAAACAGTGCTGCTATCGTAAACTTCCCGCAATCTCATCTTACAATGATCCGTGCCGGACTTCTTTCTTATGGAATTTATACAGCAGAAAACCTGCACGATAAAATCGACCTCAAACCCGTGATGACCTTCAAGTCAAAGATTGGATTGATCAAAGAGTTCCCTGAAGATATGGGAATAAGTTACAATCAGACTTATAGAACAAAATATCCAATTCGTGCAGCTATCCTGCCAATCGGATACGGTGACGGTTATAATTATCTCCTTTCAAACTGCGGAAAAGTGATTGTGCATGATACAATGTGCACTATTCTTGGGCGTGTTACAATGGATATGATCGTTGTTGATATCTCGAATGTTAAAAATGCAAAGATCGGTGATGAAGTCACGCTGATCGGTCATGAAAAAACCAGCGCCATAACCATCGAAGAACTGAGTTCTTTCTATGATGGATTATCCTATGAAATGGCATGTAATCTTGGACGTCGTGCTCAGAGGATCTATATCCGTGAAAACAAAGATGCAACTATAGAGCCCATATCCCGCAGAACATTCATAGCGAAAGATTTTACTGATACAACACTCGAAAAAGTAATAGAAACTTCACTTAATCAACGCTTGAACAGCAGCGAAATCGGGAGTATCGTATATAGCGAAGTCCTGAAAAATCTCTTCTATAGGGCAGACCGAGAAATGAGCTGGAAAAGGGACTTTATTCACGAAGTACAGCTTTCGGAAACAGAACTCGATCCGATCGTATCACAATTCTTCTATCAAACCAAAACAAAGCTACATTACAAAAAAAGGCTCACTCACGATTCCTTTAAGATCGTTTGTGCTACATCACCAAAAGCCCTCGAACAGTTCATTCTTGCACCGGATGTGGAGTATCGCTGGCTCCTTGATAGCAAGATCGACCTGGTGAACTCATTTACAATCGATAAGATCATGATTGACGACCTCATACTTCATCATACTATTATTCAAAACGGAACATCACAGAGCGAATCATCCAACCTTGAGATCGAATGTTCCCATCCCAGACTTCGCGAACTTCTCGGCAAGGAAGTGCAGTTCACGATCGACACAAGCACCTATTACCCAAAAGACAAGCATCAACTTACCATCTACATTGCAGAACTCACAAAAGGGATCACCATGACCTTTGATTATTCCAGAACAAATATCAAAAAAGTTGAGATCGTACCGATCTTTTCCGGTAAAGAGAAATACCCCCAGGAAAGGATAAAGGGTAAAAAGATCATCATGAAGAGTTCATCAGAGGAATGGTTCTTCCCAAACAGCGGCGTTGTGTTTGTCTGGTGA
- a CDS encoding DUF2147 domain-containing protein: protein MKKLLLLVVGVIFITMALYADNLSPVGWWKTIDDESGEAKSIVNIWIENGTMYGKIVKLFRKPDEDQNPVCAKGSGDLTGKPMLGSTIMWGLTEDKDGWWDGGKILDPKKGKIYNCKIRTIEEGAKLQVRGYIKAIIQIGRSQVWERVPEPVEVEQPKKVIEEGNK, encoded by the coding sequence ATGAAAAAACTACTCTTACTTGTTGTGGGTGTCATCTTCATAACAATGGCACTGTATGCAGACAACCTTTCACCAGTCGGTTGGTGGAAAACCATCGATGATGAGTCTGGTGAAGCTAAATCAATTGTTAACATATGGATTGAAAATGGAACAATGTATGGCAAGATCGTGAAACTGTTCCGTAAACCCGATGAGGATCAGAATCCTGTATGCGCAAAAGGTTCAGGCGACCTTACTGGAAAACCAATGCTTGGTTCCACCATTATGTGGGGATTGACTGAAGATAAAGACGGATGGTGGGATGGTGGAAAGATCCTCGATCCGAAAAAAGGAAAGATCTATAATTGTAAGATCCGCACAATAGAAGAAGGTGCAAAACTTCAAGTGCGTGGTTACATCAAAGCAATCATTCAAATAGGCAGAAGCCAGGTTTGGGAACGGGTACCTGAACCAGTCGAGGTAGAACAACCCAAAAAGGTCATTGAAGAAGGAAATAAGTAA
- a CDS encoding membrane integrity-associated transporter subunit PqiC yields MKNKYITCVFLILFLIVVGCSRMQWAHFYLLDYVPPITKSDILEEPFPYTIQVKDFKIDKTYDNSRIVIRQSAHEVYYDRWSLWARRPQDAMSALIINHIRALNLVTECKKTFLDQRPDYIITGTIHNIEKYVSDLPLNEFQRADIRMTIQMLREKTNNTVVSYEVKRYAPLYTESMSFFAKTLSDTLKNEITIFLRKVQEYFEQLQANQPVTVPGK; encoded by the coding sequence ATGAAGAACAAATATATCACATGTGTTTTTCTCATTCTTTTTCTTATCGTTGTAGGATGCTCCAGAATGCAATGGGCGCACTTTTATCTGCTTGATTATGTTCCACCGATTACGAAGTCTGATATTCTTGAAGAGCCATTCCCCTATACTATTCAGGTCAAAGATTTCAAGATCGATAAAACATATGATAATTCCCGAATCGTTATTCGACAATCCGCTCATGAGGTTTATTACGATCGTTGGAGTTTGTGGGCACGCCGTCCTCAAGATGCAATGTCCGCACTCATCATAAACCATATAAGAGCATTGAATCTTGTGACAGAATGTAAGAAAACATTCCTTGATCAGCGTCCCGACTATATCATTACGGGCACGATACATAATATCGAAAAGTATGTCAGCGATCTCCCGCTGAATGAATTCCAACGAGCTGATATACGTATGACGATTCAGATGTTACGAGAGAAAACAAATAATACTGTTGTTTCTTACGAGGTGAAACGTTATGCACCTCTATATACAGAGAGTATGAGTTTCTTTGCAAAGACGCTCAGCGATACTTTAAAAAACGAGATTACTATTTTCCTGAGAAAAGTACAGGAATATTTTGAACAATTGCAAGCAAATCAACCCGTCACTGTGCCGGGCAAGTAG
- a CDS encoding ATP-binding cassette domain-containing protein, whose amino-acid sequence MNKTIEIKDLVTEYDGRRILDGITLDIYENEVFIILGGSGCGKTTLLKHIIGLLKPVSGSIKIFGQETTTMEEEDFEDILMKCGVLFQNGALLNSLSIGENVAIPLEQHSNLDRDLINRIIETKLNLVELAHAMYLSPAELSGGMRKRAALARAIALDPQLLFCDEPSAGLDPITSAAIDKLLLQMKHQLNMTITVVTHELASIHRIADRIVFLDKGKALFVGTLKEALNSDIKEIQEFFTVGRFE is encoded by the coding sequence ATGAATAAAACAATCGAGATAAAAGACCTTGTTACAGAATATGATGGTCGAAGGATTCTCGATGGTATAACCCTCGATATTTATGAAAATGAAGTTTTTATCATTCTCGGTGGAAGCGGGTGTGGTAAAACAACCCTTCTCAAGCACATAATAGGTTTGTTGAAACCGGTATCCGGTTCTATAAAAATTTTTGGTCAGGAAACAACGACCATGGAAGAGGAAGATTTTGAGGATATCCTCATGAAATGCGGCGTTCTTTTTCAAAATGGTGCACTCCTGAACTCACTTTCCATCGGAGAAAATGTTGCGATTCCGCTTGAACAGCACTCAAACCTCGATCGTGATCTGATAAACAGGATCATCGAGACGAAGCTTAATCTTGTCGAACTTGCTCATGCTATGTACTTATCGCCAGCTGAACTTTCCGGTGGCATGAGAAAACGCGCAGCACTTGCGCGTGCAATAGCACTCGATCCCCAACTCCTCTTTTGTGACGAGCCTTCAGCCGGGCTGGATCCGATAACGTCAGCAGCGATCGATAAGCTACTCCTGCAGATGAAACATCAGCTCAACATGACGATCACTGTTGTCACACACGAACTTGCGAGCATTCATAGAATTGCAGACAGGATCGTTTTTCTGGATAAGGGAAAAGCACTGTTCGTTGGTACGCTCAAAGAAGCACTGAATTCGGACATCAAAGAGATCCAGGAATTCTTTACTGTCGGAAGGTTCGAATAA
- a CDS encoding DUF554 domain-containing protein yields the protein MIGTLVNVGAVIMGSTIGLVLRKQLPQKLTTIAFQSIGLFTIFLGFTMALKTEHYLILIFSLIFGSIIGQLIDIDAWLMRISESLKKKWHSKNDKFSEGLVTAFLLFCMGSMTILGAIEEGLGGDPNLLLAKSLLDGFASIALAAALGIGVMLSVIPLLIYQGGLTLCAKLFEQSVTVPIMNELTAVGGIILIGLGISILEIKKLKVINMLPALVIAVVLTIIFV from the coding sequence ATGATCGGGACTCTGGTAAACGTTGGTGCAGTTATTATGGGGAGTACGATTGGGCTTGTTCTTAGAAAACAGCTTCCCCAAAAACTAACTACTATTGCTTTTCAGTCGATCGGGCTTTTCACTATTTTTCTGGGATTTACCATGGCACTGAAAACCGAGCACTATCTCATCCTGATATTCAGTCTTATATTCGGTTCGATCATTGGACAGCTCATCGATATCGATGCATGGCTTATGAGGATAAGCGAATCATTAAAGAAAAAATGGCATTCTAAAAATGATAAATTTTCAGAAGGATTGGTCACAGCGTTTCTCCTTTTCTGCATGGGTTCAATGACGATACTTGGCGCAATCGAAGAAGGACTTGGTGGCGATCCGAATCTTCTTCTTGCCAAATCCCTTCTTGATGGGTTTGCTTCGATAGCACTTGCGGCAGCCCTTGGAATCGGTGTTATGCTTTCAGTTATTCCGCTTCTTATCTACCAGGGTGGGTTGACCCTCTGTGCAAAACTTTTTGAACAGTCTGTGACAGTTCCCATCATGAATGAACTAACTGCAGTTGGAGGTATCATTCTTATCGGTTTGGGAATTTCAATTCTTGAAATCAAAAAATTAAAAGTAATAAATATGCTGCCGGCTTTGGTCATAGCAGTAGTGCTTACAATAATTTTTGTATGA
- a CDS encoding DUF481 domain-containing protein: MKKIIFITFILIGALITCAYGQTQPSSNLCLEEKYKTWYTPEPLRQLEEEGIDDQLGMGRIFVPAMSDPQLEPEYLIFQNGKIVRDRCPVGQSIFMDPGTYTLVVGSAIHEDQNVEVNITLKAGQTKIIEPIWGGLIVKIIDENRDFLREPYEIYAINDYINSIGTKYSAEEDEPGEKQETWLLKPGVYKVIKYGESPKTYTNFTTIRVMEGVLEELTIVLNSSTDNFIGAGILPEMKESDLKHAWNYYTSIKGNFLLSSDNSANKDESTTNITLSAKLDNEIKYDEFPYYFNSRHNLNIGFTKEQDKDFRIYSNSLELQPTFIFYFIRSLGVYARLRVESSVFPTKFYFTASQPFIYKVNTEGDTVDTITDEDNVQISPMLYPLNLEEGIGLNLTVFNTNTSNLYIKTGLGLSQTINSNVYEQNGTQANVFNELESVSLRGFEGTVDGDFRITNNINYVFEFYTLYPFEKDRKQIIRLDNTFSFRISSYVSLDYTITIKQEEAKDWTLVDHNLSLGLTIISF; this comes from the coding sequence ATGAAAAAAATAATTTTTATAACCTTTATATTGATTGGAGCATTGATTACATGTGCTTATGGGCAAACGCAACCGAGTTCGAATTTATGTCTTGAAGAAAAATACAAAACCTGGTATACACCGGAACCTTTAAGACAACTCGAAGAGGAAGGAATCGATGACCAGCTTGGCATGGGGAGAATTTTCGTCCCTGCAATGTCCGATCCTCAACTTGAACCAGAATATTTGATCTTTCAAAACGGGAAAATTGTTCGGGATAGATGTCCTGTTGGGCAGAGCATTTTCATGGACCCTGGAACATACACCCTTGTTGTTGGATCAGCAATCCATGAAGATCAAAATGTCGAAGTAAACATAACACTTAAAGCAGGACAGACAAAGATCATTGAACCTATCTGGGGCGGACTCATCGTTAAGATTATCGATGAAAATCGTGACTTCCTTCGTGAACCATATGAAATATATGCTATCAATGACTATATTAACAGCATAGGAACGAAATATAGTGCTGAAGAAGATGAGCCGGGAGAAAAGCAGGAAACATGGCTCCTGAAACCTGGTGTTTATAAGGTCATCAAATATGGTGAGTCACCAAAAACATATACAAACTTTACAACCATACGCGTTATGGAAGGTGTACTTGAAGAACTCACTATCGTTCTTAATTCCTCGACCGATAACTTTATTGGGGCTGGTATCCTGCCGGAAATGAAGGAATCGGACCTTAAACATGCATGGAATTACTATACATCCATCAAAGGTAATTTCTTGCTGAGCAGCGATAATTCTGCAAACAAAGATGAATCTACAACCAATATTACCTTGAGCGCTAAACTGGATAATGAAATCAAATATGATGAATTCCCCTATTATTTCAATTCAAGACATAATTTGAATATTGGTTTCACGAAAGAACAGGATAAAGACTTTCGAATTTACTCAAATTCTCTGGAACTCCAACCTACCTTTATTTTCTATTTTATTCGATCTCTCGGTGTCTATGCACGTCTTCGTGTTGAATCGAGCGTTTTCCCGACGAAGTTCTACTTTACAGCAAGCCAACCTTTTATATATAAAGTCAATACAGAAGGAGATACGGTTGATACTATAACGGATGAAGATAATGTTCAAATTTCTCCAATGCTCTATCCTCTCAATCTTGAAGAAGGTATTGGTCTCAATCTAACTGTTTTCAATACAAATACCAGCAACCTTTATATCAAAACGGGACTCGGTCTTTCTCAAACGATCAACTCCAATGTATATGAGCAGAATGGCACACAAGCAAATGTGTTTAATGAACTCGAATCCGTAAGTTTGAGAGGTTTCGAAGGAACGGTTGATGGTGATTTCCGCATTACTAATAACATCAACTATGTTTTTGAATTCTATACCCTTTATCCTTTTGAAAAGGACAGAAAACAGATCATACGACTTGATAATACATTTAGTTTCAGGATCTCAAGCTATGTGTCTCTGGACTACACTATTACCATCAAGCAGGAAGAAGCGAAGGATTGGACATTGGTCGATCACAATCTCTCACTTGGTTTGACGATCATTTCATTCTAA
- a CDS encoding MCE family protein: MVSKSQKIRLGIFALVGIVFLVILVGIIVGSKLFDKKDFYFIAYKGQSVSGLNVGSAVQYHGIRVGRIEDLSIDKEDVTTVIVEISVKAGTPIKKDVKAVMAAVGITGLKQIELVGGDPREVNLKPGSYIQPGESTLDIITDKAQDIAEKVDEILRNIANIFNEETQENIQEAVANTNNSLKNLNLILDENRAGLNESIQNIARISSELADLLSTINDVTQQLDLDQFNATISNINTSVYDLTEAFNNINYTVLESRDDVVETIRLLKETMQNINEFSRMISENPSLLFKSSKDSYQGGP; the protein is encoded by the coding sequence ATGGTTTCAAAATCTCAGAAAATCAGGTTAGGCATTTTTGCGTTAGTTGGCATTGTCTTTTTGGTAATCCTTGTCGGAATTATTGTTGGATCAAAACTTTTTGATAAAAAGGACTTCTACTTTATTGCTTATAAGGGACAATCAGTCAGTGGATTGAACGTTGGAAGTGCCGTTCAATATCATGGTATCCGTGTTGGCAGGATCGAAGATCTCTCTATTGATAAAGAGGATGTAACAACAGTGATCGTTGAAATAAGCGTAAAAGCAGGAACCCCGATCAAGAAGGATGTTAAAGCAGTTATGGCTGCGGTCGGTATAACCGGTTTGAAGCAGATCGAATTGGTAGGTGGCGATCCCAGAGAAGTGAATCTAAAACCCGGATCCTATATCCAGCCGGGTGAATCAACCCTCGATATTATAACAGATAAAGCCCAGGATATTGCTGAAAAAGTTGATGAAATTCTGCGTAACATTGCCAATATTTTTAATGAGGAAACCCAGGAAAATATTCAGGAAGCTGTTGCAAACACGAATAATTCATTAAAAAACCTTAACCTCATACTTGATGAGAACAGGGCAGGTCTTAATGAGAGCATTCAAAACATAGCCCGGATCTCATCAGAACTTGCCGATCTACTCTCCACCATCAATGATGTAACCCAACAACTTGATCTCGACCAATTTAATGCAACCATCAGTAATATTAATACATCCGTGTATGATCTGACTGAAGCGTTCAATAATATCAATTATACAGTTCTTGAGAGTCGGGATGATGTGGTTGAAACGATTAGACTCCTCAAAGAAACCATGCAGAATATTAATGAATTTTCTCGCATGATTTCTGAGAATCCATCACTGCTCTTCAAATCATCAAAGGACTCATATCAAGGAGGTCCATAA